Proteins from one Caldisericota bacterium genomic window:
- the rpsK gene encoding 30S ribosomal protein S11: MKKKIRKGAKKRARKITGKAKVCIYSTFNNTIVTITDLQGNVATWASSGSAGFKGSKKGTPFAAQLTAQKAAERAIDLGAKTVSVYVKGGGSGREVAIRALQSAGLEIEEIKDITPIPHNGCRPRKLRRV, encoded by the coding sequence TGCTAAAAAAAGAGCGCGTAAAATTACGGGTAAAGCGAAAGTATGTATATATTCTACATTTAACAATACAATTGTTACTATAACTGACCTACAAGGCAATGTTGCAACATGGGCATCTTCAGGATCTGCTGGTTTTAAGGGGAGCAAAAAAGGAACTCCATTTGCTGCTCAGCTAACTGCACAAAAAGCGGCAGAAAGAGCTATTGACCTGGGAGCAAAAACAGTATCTGTTTATGTAAAAGGCGGTGGTTCTGGGAGAGAAGTTGCTATACGTGCACTTCAATCTGCAGGACTTGAAATTGAAGAAATTAAGGATATTACTCCAATTCCCCATAATGGTTGTAGACCAAGAAAGTTAAGAAGAGTATAA
- the rpsD gene encoding 30S ribosomal protein S4, with product MARYIDSVCRKCRAQGKKLFLKGERCYTKKCALEKGRGIPGQKQVTMRFRKPSDYKIHLQEKQRVRNMYGVLEKQFRKYFEKATRQKEIPTGDKLMETLERRLDNVVFRMGFAPNRRSARQLVLHGHVRVNGKKVNIPSFIVKLQDVVEIKESSRQILLIKDSIEADVQVPVWLEVNKESYKGTVVSIPNIPELGLGVNPVLIVELYSK from the coding sequence GTGGCAAGATATATAGATTCTGTTTGCAGGAAATGCAGAGCACAAGGGAAAAAACTTTTTCTTAAAGGAGAAAGGTGTTATACAAAAAAATGCGCATTAGAGAAAGGCAGAGGTATCCCTGGACAAAAACAAGTCACCATGCGTTTTAGGAAACCCTCTGATTATAAAATTCATTTGCAGGAAAAGCAACGTGTAAGAAATATGTACGGCGTCCTGGAGAAACAATTTAGAAAATATTTCGAAAAAGCTACACGACAAAAAGAAATTCCTACTGGTGATAAACTTATGGAAACTCTTGAGAGGAGATTGGACAACGTAGTATTCCGGATGGGTTTTGCTCCCAACAGAAGATCAGCAAGACAATTAGTTCTCCATGGACATGTTAGAGTAAATGGAAAAAAAGTTAATATTCCATCTTTTATAGTAAAATTACAAGATGTAGTGGAAATCAAAGAAAGCAGCAGGCAAATACTATTAATAAAAGATTCTATTGAAGCTGACGTCCAAGTTCCAGTATGGTTGGAAGTAAATAAAGAATCTTATAAAGGAACAGTTGTATCTATCCCCAATATTCCAGAACTTGGCTTGGGTGTAAACCCAGTTCTTATTGTAGAACTTTATTCTAAATAA
- a CDS encoding DNA-directed RNA polymerase subunit alpha — MWNLDNIKFAREEEKEHYGKYSFGPLESGYGLTLGTALRRILLSSIEGVAPVGIAIDGVVHEFSTVEGVVEDVEEIILNVKKLIVSLEGIDDAVLTFDEKGEKDVKASDLKSSSEVTILNPNLHIATISSSRNYFKGVIYVRRGKGYGLEEEIVEESDFPETVIPIDAYFSPVLKVSFHVEPMRFEESVNFDKLIIGISTKGNKTPLDSLKEAVKILINYSERFNFILSGNEMEKDDVMESVGKISIKDLKLSERAFNVLAKNEILTVGKLLKYTKDELMKLDKFGVKSFESVEASLKKLNVKLKE; from the coding sequence ATGTGGAATCTTGATAATATAAAATTTGCAAGAGAAGAGGAAAAAGAGCATTATGGAAAATATAGTTTTGGTCCTTTAGAAAGTGGCTATGGGCTTACGCTTGGCACTGCCCTAAGAAGGATTCTTCTCTCTTCAATAGAGGGTGTAGCACCTGTTGGTATTGCCATAGATGGTGTAGTTCATGAGTTTTCTACTGTTGAGGGTGTTGTAGAAGATGTTGAGGAAATAATATTGAACGTCAAAAAACTTATAGTTTCTCTTGAGGGGATAGATGATGCAGTTCTTACCTTTGATGAAAAAGGCGAGAAAGATGTAAAAGCATCCGACCTTAAGAGTAGTAGCGAAGTGACTATTCTTAATCCTAATTTACACATTGCAACAATTTCTTCGTCAAGAAATTACTTTAAAGGAGTTATCTATGTAAGGAGAGGTAAGGGATATGGATTAGAAGAAGAAATTGTCGAAGAGAGTGATTTTCCTGAAACAGTAATACCCATTGATGCTTATTTTTCTCCTGTGCTTAAAGTTAGTTTTCATGTTGAGCCAATGCGATTTGAAGAATCAGTTAATTTTGATAAACTTATTATAGGTATTTCAACAAAAGGGAATAAAACACCACTTGATTCACTAAAAGAGGCTGTAAAAATTCTCATAAATTATTCGGAAAGGTTTAATTTCATTCTTTCCGGCAATGAAATGGAAAAAGATGATGTTATGGAATCTGTAGGGAAAATTAGCATTAAGGATCTTAAATTATCGGAACGTGCTTTTAACGTGCTGGCGAAAAATGAGATTTTAACAGTCGGCAAATTGTTGAAGTATACAAAAGACGAGCTTATGAAACTTGATAAATTTGGGGTAAAATCGTTCGAAAGTGTAGAAGCTTCTCTCAAAAAACTGAACGTGAAGTTAAAAGAATAA